The following DNA comes from Candidatus Eisenbacteria bacterium.
GTTCGCGAGCCGCAGCCAGCGCCGCGGCGTCACGCCGTTCGTCTTGTTGCTGAAGCGTTCGGGGAAGAGCTCCGCGAGGTCGCGGACGGTCGTCGTGCGCAGCAGCTCCGAATGGATCGCCGACACGCCGTTCGTGCTGTGCGAGCCGACGATCGCGAGGTTCGCCATCCGGATCTTGCGCTCCGAGCCCTCCTCGACGAGCGCCGCGCGCTGGACGCGTCCCTCGTCACCCGGGAAGCGCCCGCGGACGTCGTCGACGAGCCGCCGGTTGATCTCGAGGATGATCTCGACGTTGCGTGGAACCAGAATCGCGAACCAGTCGAGCGGCCACTTCTCGAGGGCCTCGGGCAGGAGCGTGTGGTTGGTATAGGCGATCGTCCGGCGCGTCAGGTCCCAGGCCTCGTCCCAGGGCAGGTGCGCGTCGTCGAGGAGGATGCGCATCAGCTCGGGCACCGCCATCGCCGGATGGGTGTCGTTCAGCTGGATCGCGACGTGATCCGGCAACGCGCTCCAGTCCGCGTTCCCCCGCCGGAAGCGGCGGACCAGGTCGGCGAGCGCGCAGGCGACCAGGAAGTACTCCTGCACGAAGCGAAGCCCCTGGCCCATCGTCGTCGAGTCGTCCGGATAGAGGACGCGGGTCAGCGACTCGGCCCCGAGACTCTCGGCGAGCGCGCCGACGAAGTCGCCGTGGCTGAACTGCGCGAAGTCGAAGTAGTCCCGCGCCGCCGCGGCCCAGAGGCGGAGCGTGTTGATCGTCTTCCCGCCATAGCCGACGACGGGACGGTCGAACGGCATGCCGATCAGCGTCGACGGTCGGCCCGGGATCGGCTGGAGGGCGCCGGCGCGAACCTCGAACGAGCAGTTGAGGTTCACCTCGACGCATTCGTCCGGGCGCGCCACCTCCCACGGGTCGGGACGACGGAGCCAGTTGTCTGGCTGCTCCCGCTGCCAACCGTCCTCGATCGTCTGCCGGAACATCCCGTAGTCGTAGCGAAGGCCGTAGCCCATGGCGGGCAGCTGCATGGTGGCCATCGAGTCGAGGAAGCAGGCCGCGAGCCGCCCGAGGCCCCCGTTGCCGAGCCCGGCGTCGGGCTCCTGCTCCAGCAGCCCGAGCCAGTCGAGCCCCTGCTCCGCCGAGACGCGCCGGGCGATGGGGTCGAGCAGCAGGTTCATGACGTTGTTCGCGAGCGAGCGCCCGATGAGGAACTCGAGCGACAGGTAGTAGACCCGCTTCGGGTTCTCGCGTTCGTAGGTCTGCTCGGTGCGGATCCAGCGCTGCGACAGGACGTCGCGCACCGAGCGCGCGACCGCCTCGAACCGCTCGCGCGCCCCGGCCGACGCGACGTCCCGGACGCTGTCGAACAGGAGATGGCGCTCGTACAGCGCATCGGACGTGCCCGAGAATTGGACGGGGCCGCAGCCGTACTGCGCGAGCAGGTCCGCCGTCGCGGGCGTGGCGTCGCGAGGAAGATCGGTCGGATGACTCATGCGCTTCTGCTGGCCCTTCGCCTGGTCGCTTTTCCCCCTCGCCATCGAGCCCCTCCGTCTACATCAACCTGAGCACGATCCGACCGTCGACGTTCCCTGCTCTGAGGTCGGACAGCGCCCGGTTGATCTCTGCGAGGGGCGCCCCGTGAACGTGAGCACGCACCTTGCCCGCGGCTGCGAATTGGATCGCTTCGGCGAGGTCCTCCCGCGTCCCGACGATCGAGCCACGGATCGTGATTCGCTTCAGCACGACGTCGAAGATCGGCGTCGGGAAATCTCCAGGTGGCAGGCCGACCAGGCTCACTGTGCCCTTGCGCCGCACCATCCGAAGCGCCTGGGCGAAGGCGGCCGGCGACACGGCCGTCACGAGCACGCCGTGCGCGCCGCCGCCCGTCTGCGTGACGACCTGCTGCGCGGCATCCGGTGCCCTCACGCTGACGGTCACGTCGGCGCCGAGCGAGCGGGCGAGGGCCAGCTTCTCCTCGGTTACGTCCAGAGCTACGACGTGCAGGCCCATCGCCTTGGCGTACTGCACGGCCAGATGGCCGAGCCCGCCGATCCCGGAGATCGCGAGCCACTGGCCCGGCCTGGTATCCGTCTCCTTGATGCCCTTGTAGGTGGTGACGCCCGCACAGAGGATCGGCGCCATCGCGACGAAGTCGGGACGGTCGGGGAGCCGCGCGACGTACGCCGCCGATCCGACTACGTACTCCGCGAAGGCGCCGTTCACGCTGTAGCCGCTGTTGTGCTGCGCCTCGCAGAGCGTCTCCCAGCCGGTGATGCAGTACTCGCACGTGCCGCACGCGTCGTGGAGCCACGCGACGCCGACGGGGTCTCCTTCCTTGATCCCGCCGACGCCGGAGCCGACGGCCGCCACGACCCCCGCCCCTTCGTGACCCGGAACGAACGGCAGCGTCGGTTTCACCGGCCAGTCGCCGTCCGCCGCGTGGAGGTCCGTGTGGCAAACGCCGCACGCGGCGACTTTAACCAGGACCTCGCCGGGTTCCGGCGTCGGGATCGGGACGTCCTCGATCGTGAGCGGCGCACCGAAGGCGCGTACCACCGCCGCTTTCATCGTCATCGCCATGTGACGCTCTCCGTATGTGGTCGGCGCGGCGCGTGGCTTGTCATCGCGCGCCAACGAGCCCCGGCAGGGCCGCCGTTCAGAACTTCTCCGGGACGAACTTATACGGGTAGTCGGGCTCACGGTAGCCGTGCGCCTTCTGGCGCTTCGGCAGCTCGATCGCGTCGCGCGGCAGCTTCTTGTACGGGATCCGGCTCAAGAGGTGCGTGATGACGTTCAGGCGCGCGCGCCGCTTGTCGTCCGAGCGGACGACGTACCAGGGCGCCCACGCCGTGTCGGTCGCCTGGAACATCTCGTCGCGTGCGCGCGAGTAGTCGTACCAGCGTCGGTAGGATTCGAGGTCCATCGGCGAGAGCTTCCAGATCTTGCGGCCGTCGTGGATGCGCGCCTCGAGGCGGCGCGTCTGCTCCTCCATGCCGACCTCGAGCCAGTACTTGAGGAGGACGATCCCCTCGTCGACCATGATCTTCTCGAAGGCCGGCGCGAGCTCGAGGAACCGCTTCGTCTCCTCCTCGGAGCAGAAGCCCATCACGCGCTCGACTCCGGCGCGGTTGTACCAGCTGCGGTCCCAGATCACGACCTCACCCGCCGCGGGGACGTGGTTCACGTACCGCCTGAGGTACATCTGGCTCTTCTCGCGCTCGGTCGGCGTGGGCAGCGCGACGACGCGAAACACGCGCGGGCTCACCCGCTCGGTGATCGCCTTGATCGTCCCGCCCTTGCCGGCGCCGTCGCGGCCCTCGAAGACGATGCAGATCTTGAGCCCCTTGTGCTTGACCCATTCCTGCAGCTTCACGAGATCGACGTGCAGCTTGGCGAGACGCTTCTCGTAGTCCCTGCGGCCGAGCCGTTCCGATCTTTCCTTCCGGGCGCGGCCGCCGTCTTTGGACGCCTTCTCTCGTGATGCCATCTCGGTCCTCCTAAGCGCGCGGGCTTCAGCGGTCTTCCTGGCGCGCCGCCACCGCGGCGACGTTCCCGGGCGCGGCGCCGCTCAGCTCGCCGAGGAACGCCTCGAGCGCGGCGTGTACGGACGGACACACCGTACTCCGGTCGAGGTGCGCGCCGAGGCCGCGCCGTTCGACCTGCACGCGGACCGGCCGATTCGCCCGCGCGAACTTGAACGCGATGCCTTCCATCACGTCGCCGCGAAGCGATGCGCGGCGGCTCTCCGCCATCTCCGTGCTCACACCATCGTGCCGATCGTGGCGCGAAAACGCGCCAGCGCGTAGCCGAACAGCGCTGCGCCAATGCCGAAGAGGACGACGAACTGCCGCCACACCACATCCAGCCCCGCCCCGCGATAGAGGATCGCCTGCGCCAGCATCACGAAATGCGTCGTGGGAGCGGCCAGCATCACCGTCTGCACGAAGCTCGGCATGCTCTCGCGCGGCGTGATTCCGCCGGACAACATCAACAGGGGGATCAGGGTGATCATGAACAGCAGCCCGAACTGTGGCATCGAGCGCGCGATCGT
Coding sequences within:
- a CDS encoding glycogen/starch/alpha-glucan phosphorylase encodes the protein MSHPTDLPRDATPATADLLAQYGCGPVQFSGTSDALYERHLLFDSVRDVASAGARERFEAVARSVRDVLSQRWIRTEQTYERENPKRVYYLSLEFLIGRSLANNVMNLLLDPIARRVSAEQGLDWLGLLEQEPDAGLGNGGLGRLAACFLDSMATMQLPAMGYGLRYDYGMFRQTIEDGWQREQPDNWLRRPDPWEVARPDECVEVNLNCSFEVRAGALQPIPGRPSTLIGMPFDRPVVGYGGKTINTLRLWAAAARDYFDFAQFSHGDFVGALAESLGAESLTRVLYPDDSTTMGQGLRFVQEYFLVACALADLVRRFRRGNADWSALPDHVAIQLNDTHPAMAVPELMRILLDDAHLPWDEAWDLTRRTIAYTNHTLLPEALEKWPLDWFAILVPRNVEIILEINRRLVDDVRGRFPGDEGRVQRAALVEEGSERKIRMANLAIVGSHSTNGVSAIHSELLRTTTVRDLAELFPERFSNKTNGVTPRRWLRLANPALASVITDAIGAGWVTDLGELTRLAPLADDAGLRDAFRRAKRDAKVRFADWVRSTTGQAVDPDTIFDCHVKRIHEYKRQLLNALRIVVLYDRLRANPRLDMVPRTFFFAGKAAPAYHLAKIIIKFLNGLAGTIDADPALRNRLKVVFLPDYSVTLAERLIPASDVSNQISTAGYEASGTSNMKFMMNGALTIGTRDGATIEMAAEAGEENFFLFGLTAEQVAESRGWYNPRWHYEHEQETRAALDLIFSNQFSQNEVGAFEPIREALLTHGDYYMHLADLRAYLEASGQLGALYADRDGWARKAILNVAASGRFSSDRTIAEYAAGIWNAKPCIVT
- the adhP gene encoding alcohol dehydrogenase AdhP; translation: MAMTMKAAVVRAFGAPLTIEDVPIPTPEPGEVLVKVAACGVCHTDLHAADGDWPVKPTLPFVPGHEGAGVVAAVGSGVGGIKEGDPVGVAWLHDACGTCEYCITGWETLCEAQHNSGYSVNGAFAEYVVGSAAYVARLPDRPDFVAMAPILCAGVTTYKGIKETDTRPGQWLAISGIGGLGHLAVQYAKAMGLHVVALDVTEEKLALARSLGADVTVSVRAPDAAQQVVTQTGGGAHGVLVTAVSPAAFAQALRMVRRKGTVSLVGLPPGDFPTPIFDVVLKRITIRGSIVGTREDLAEAIQFAAAGKVRAHVHGAPLAEINRALSDLRAGNVDGRIVLRLM
- the ppk2 gene encoding polyphosphate kinase 2, producing MASREKASKDGGRARKERSERLGRRDYEKRLAKLHVDLVKLQEWVKHKGLKICIVFEGRDGAGKGGTIKAITERVSPRVFRVVALPTPTEREKSQMYLRRYVNHVPAAGEVVIWDRSWYNRAGVERVMGFCSEEETKRFLELAPAFEKIMVDEGIVLLKYWLEVGMEEQTRRLEARIHDGRKIWKLSPMDLESYRRWYDYSRARDEMFQATDTAWAPWYVVRSDDKRRARLNVITHLLSRIPYKKLPRDAIELPKRQKAHGYREPDYPYKFVPEKF